The sequence ACTGAAGGTACTGAAATGTCGGATTCCAGCTTTTTCAGCAATTTCTACCATTTGAGGGATGCCATGTCCGTAGGCGTTTCCTTTTACTACTGCCGAAATAATGGTTTTGGGACCAATTTCCGATCGGATATAGCGAATATTTTGGCGGTAAGCTTTTGCGCTAATTTCCAAGAAGGATGTAGCGATCATCGTTTTTAATTTATTGAAATGAAAAAGTAAGACATGCTGTTACTTTATCCCAATTCTCATTTAATTTTATTCTCAAACTTTTAGAAAATTTATATGAACGATCAAAAACCCCGATGTCCTTGGTGTTTGGGATTCCCAGAGTATGTTGCATATCATGACGAAGAATGGGGAAAACCTGTGTGGGACGATCAAACTCACTTCGAATTTTTAGTATTGGAAAGTGCGCAGGCAGGCTTGAGTTGGGCTACCATTTTAAAAAAACGACAAGGCTATAAAGATGCCTTTGCCAATTTTGATTATCGAGTAGTGGCGGAATTCCCTGAATCATATGTGCAGGAATTACTTACGAATAAAGGAATCATTAGAAATGGAATGAAGATCCGAGCGGCCATCAATAATGCCCAACGCTTTATGGAAGTCCAAAAAGAGTTCGGAACTTTTGCTGCCTATATCTGGGGATTTGTGGGGGGAAAGCCCATTCAAAATGAACTTAAAAAAGGAGATCCATCTCCTGCCACCTCTCCTGAGTCCGATGCGTTGGCAAAGGATCTCAAGAAACGGGGCTTTAAATTTTTAGGAAGTACTACGATTTATGCACACATGCAAGCCACTGGTCTTGTGAATGACCATCTAACTGATTGCTTTCGCCATTCAGAAGTTCAAAACTATTAGCCTACAAAGGCAAAGAACACCAGCCAAACCAAAAT comes from Algoriphagus halophilus and encodes:
- a CDS encoding DNA-3-methyladenine glycosylase I, coding for MNDQKPRCPWCLGFPEYVAYHDEEWGKPVWDDQTHFEFLVLESAQAGLSWATILKKRQGYKDAFANFDYRVVAEFPESYVQELLTNKGIIRNGMKIRAAINNAQRFMEVQKEFGTFAAYIWGFVGGKPIQNELKKGDPSPATSPESDALAKDLKKRGFKFLGSTTIYAHMQATGLVNDHLTDCFRHSEVQNY